TGGAGGAATGACCTCATAGAGGAGAAGAAACAGTTGCTGGGTTCATCCTTCAATTCAAACTCTGTATTTTGGGTGTTAATGCACCCATTAAATTGCAAGGGTCCTCAGGAGGAGTCCTGGGAGTTGTTGCTGTGCAGTTGTGCAGCACAGGCAAGGGCTGCTCTTGGAGGTGTTTGTTCCCTGTCATGGTTACCACCTGAATCACCTTgagccacctcccagctgggTGGTGGGAAGGTGAGCAGCAGAACAGGCAGCTCTGGTGCTGGAAAGCTGTGAGCAGATGTTTGGATCAGCACAGAGGGAAACTCCCAAggtcaaaggctttgctgctggTTGGCAGTGATCACAgttcaaaagcagaaatcagaggTAGCCCTGTGCAATAACTGCACATGTCTGACCTTGAGGGCTGTTGGTAAATCCTTAATCCCTGCAAAATGATTTATTTGGGTACTGTTTAGCACTAGGTTTTAAAATCATAATTATTAGTGGCATTAAATCAGAAAGCTCATTATCTCTTTTCAGCTATGTTAATAACTAAATCTTTTTAATGGAAGCAACTTTGGACAGGATTTACCTGATTGGCATTAGATGTGCTTTCTGCCCTTTATTTCTTCCCCAGTTAATGACTGCAGGAGTTGTTTTGCCCACAGCACATGCTGGGTCAGGCAGCAGCTCGGGTGCAGCCCCCTCCTGCTTGGAGCTGAGGCAGAAGGTGACTGCTTCCCCAACTCCTCAGCcttccccagtgtgggaagCTTGTCCCAAATGGCTCAAACTCACCAGCCACTTCTCCTTGGGCTCCTACTTGGGTTTTACCTGAACCTGCTGGTGTAAATGCTCCTGCTTGGTGCTGTCAAAGACACCTCTGGCTGTTGAGGGAGCAGGATGAGTGTGTCAGGTTGTGTTCTTCCGCTGGAGCATGGATTAGCAGCAAGTACTGTGCACTTTCTGCTTCAGTAGGATTTAGTTTAACCTCTGTTCCTTACCAAAGAGCTGGTCTTGTTTCTGAGATTCCTTTTCTTGGTTAACAactaagcagcagcagcagcagcaacaacaaaagaTGATGCATTTGTTGTGAAATTTTAAggattttcctttcatcttcccTTACAGTTTCCTAACACTTCATCTTTTCTAATGTGTATTCATGCTGCTGTCTTTAtccctcttttttctccatCCTAGTACACTGTCTTTTtaattgctgcttttgtttttgcattTAGTTGAAGGGGTTTCCAGCCAGGCTTGGCTTCTGACTGCAGCATCCCTGTTGTGGTCGCAGTTTATTGACACTTAATAAACCCTGAACTCCCCACTTACACTTCAGTGTTTATCCACACTTCCCCTACTCAGTAATTCCATTCCTAGCACTGGCTTTGGGAAACTGACCTTTCTGAAGTAACAATCTATTTCTGAGTGAATTCAGAGAGAGTGAAACCAAAAGTCTGAAACCTGTCAACACTGAACATTTTCCTGCTCTCCATGCTTTTCTCAGCATGACTACAAACTGCGTGTGATGATGGTGGCAGAGACACCATCAATGTTTTGCAGAGCACCCTGGTCTCACTACTTGCAGCaatggagttttttttttctgctgggtaATTTGGTTCCCCTCTCATTATCTAATACCACTGATAATGCTGCCTCAAACTCTcagcctgctcctgcccctccaCCAAAAAGTTTGGCAAAGGCTTAAAGGGAACTGGATAAAATAGGATTACACTTACCAGCTGACAGCTTTTGATAAGACAGCTCAAACACTGCTCTCCACTTGTTTTGTTTGCCCCTGTAAAGTTTTTTTGCCTTGCTATCTGCTGCTTAATTTTTGGAAGCCAAAGAAGTGGTTTGTTCTGAGAGGGAAGCCTGAGGAGCAGCTTGGGTGAGGAATCTGAAACATCTCCAGTGCCTTTTGTCCTTCTGGAGTTTCATAAACAATTCTGGATGTTGGGAATGGCCATTGGTATTGCTCTGAAAGTGGAGAAGATGGCCTGGAGAGGGGATAAGAGGGAATCTGTTTGAGTGACTGCCTTATCTTGGTTGCTGCCAGaggctggtgctgcagcaggggaCTCAGACCCACCTGGTGCCCTCCATTCCTGCAGGGAAATGGGGGAGCAAAAGCTTTGTGTCTGCTCAGAGGGGTCAGgcagcctccagcagcacctgTCCCAGCCTCCCCCCAACCTCACTGCCCCTCTCTATATTTACCCAGGAGGAACTTTCCAAGAATGGAAGTGGTAAGATAAAACCCCTCTGGGGCTAAAATTAGTCTGAGCTCCCTGGCCCTTCTCCCCACTGTGGCATTTCAGCTGTGAGCTTGACAGTCTGGGTCGCCTGGGTTGTGCTGAGCAGTCCTCCATCCCCAACACAGCAAaatcctctctttctctcttttttttttttctttttttcctttttttaactgGGAGAGAACTTGCCATGGGTCCCCTACTGCCTTGCCTGTCCTGGCTGTGAGCATCATCTCCTTCCTAAAGGTAAGGCCACCAGCATAATGACATCTAGGCAGTGCTGGGCAATTTGAAGATGACTTGGAAACCTAGAAGCATGAGAGTATTCTCTGTCAGCTTTAGCTCTGGGCataaccttttccttttccttttttttggggggtacGTGTGCTGCAGATGGATGGACAGCTTCCCTCAGCTCAAGAAGTGACAACCCTGGGCTCTTGTGGTTGAGGAACATCTGTGAGCGCCACACGTGAGTGCTTACACTTAGTGAAAGTAACATCCCTTTGGAGGTGTTTATCTGTGTTCAGGAAATGctacagctgctttttttttacttttccagaTTATTTTCCTTGGGTATAAGACTTGGGTATATTTCCTTGGGCCTCCTTCTTAAACTGAATCAGCAATAAACCCCTCCACCCTGTCAGCCACATCGGTGGCTCCGGGGCTCATTATCAGCGTGTGTAATACCCAGCAGTCACACTATAATTTGACATATTTCTGTATAAAACCTTTGGGTGGAAGGGTAGCAGGGCTTTGCTGTCACTTGCTGCCATCAAACTGTATCCTCTTGCCCAAGCCATGAAGCTGCCCAGATGGCAGTTGTGGGGTTTTCCTCCCAGCTTGCACATTTGTGCCATTGCAAGCAAATGCAGGACGAGCCTCCCGTGGCTGCCTCCTTCCTGTCAGGCTCCTTTGCAGAAAGAGGTTAATTGCTTGgtgcagctcctgccttctCTAAAGGGGGATCAGAGGAGCCACTTGAGGAGACTAAGCTCAGCCACTGCTCCCCAAGGAAATCTGAGATGCTTTGGTGCTGCAAAGTGATGAGAAATTCCTCTGCCCTTCCCACGGGCAGCATTCCCCAGCTGCTCAGGTGCCGGCGTTGCATTCCTCTCCCCCTGCTGCTGTTTGGCTCTGGTGAGGCCAGATCCTGCCCCAAAATGTCTGGAAAATGTCTCCAGGTTTGACCACAGCTCCAGTGCAGTCAGCTTATCATCTCCTCACCATCCCGTCACCACCCCATGCTCCCCCCTGGAAAAGTCCTGGGTTCTGCTTGGAGCCATGCTCTTCACAGGGCACGGGAGGAGAGAGGGTTTGCTGAATGCCATTGCTGATGCCATTTTGGGAAGAGCAGTGCTGAAAGTCTTTCTTTCCTCAAATCTGTGCCCACCCAGGAGCCCTCAAGGTCTGAGTACCCTGTGAGTAGTCCCACACCCATGATCACCTTAGGGCTGGCAGTACAgcattaaatgattttttttaaaaaaaaaggcaaaagtcTGTGAGCTCACCCATGGCAGCATTTGAGCTCCACCACCAGACTTGGGGATCTCAGCATGCTCTTGATCACAACACTTGATCTGTGGCCCACATTCATCTACAGCACCAACCTCTTTGGTCTTTGCCATGGCCCTTCCCACCCAGAGGGGCAGGGAATTAATTGTTTTAGAAGTGTCTTAACCCAGTGTTACTTGACTTTTGAGAACCTTAAATTttgtattaataataaaaatatgatgCTGGTGTTCAGGGAGTTGGTTCTAACCCTGTGGTGGTGCTGGTTGTCTTGCAGATCTTTGGCTTTGCTGTTTATGATGAAAGCCTTACATGGAAGacaaacccccaaaaatgaGCCTGATGGATATCACTAAAATGTTCTCCATGCTCCAGCccagagaagatgaagaagacaATGGAGAAAGCCAGGAGCTGAACCGAGCCGTGTCTGAGGATGATTACCAAACCCTAGATAACCTCTTGTCTCAAGACAGGTACAAGAGGTTCATCAACCACAGAAGTGGCTGGGGTGTACCCAGCACCCCGCTGCGCCTGGCCGCCACCAAGGGCCACATCAGGAGCCTGAAGGTCCTCCTGGCCCACGGGGCAGAGGTGGACAGCCTGGACGTGAAGGCTCAAACCCCACTCTTCATGGCAGTCAGCAACGGCCACCAGGAATGCGTGAAGGTCCTCCTGGAGGCAGGGGCCAGTCCTGCTGGCAGCATCTACAACAACTGCTCACCGCTGCTGATCGCCGCCAGGGACGGGGACGTGGCCATCCTGCACCAGCTCCTGGATCACGGTGCTGAGACCAACGTGCAGGCCCGGCTGCCCGAGTGGGCTGCCAACTCTGCAGCCTGCTCTGGGCCCCTCTACCTCGCTGCTGTCTACGGGCACCTGGAGTgcttcaggctgctgctgctgtacgGTGCTGATCCCGACTACAACTGCACCGAGGAGAGGGTGATCGCCCAGATCAAGGAGCCCAAGACTCTGCTGGAAACCTGCCTGAGGCACGGCTGCAGGACCCAGTTCATCAAGCTGCTCATCGACTTCGGAGCCAACGTGCACTTGCCCAATATCAGGGTGGATGAGATGGCTCCTAGCAAgggcctggagctgctgctgcaggcaagAGGTAATCTGTGTGTGAACAGCGAGCGGGAGTTTTGCTCCTTTGGGTGGAAGTTGCTTCAGGTTCCCCTTGCCTTGAGTTCTCCTTCCCAACAGCCTCACCCAGGCTCTTCTGCAAGTTTTAACTCTTTTTGCAGCATCCCCTGAGGGCATGGGTCTCTCTAGCCTTAAAGTCTCAGCTTgaggtgctgagacatctcatcAACAATCGTATTAAAAGGGTTGCACCAGGTGAtgcttgaggtcccttccaacctgacattctatgattgattctatgattcttgagGATTATCACTGCTTTACTCTGAACTTTACTCCTTGCTCTCCTCAATGATTGTTCAGgccaaacagaaaatatataaatcaaGTCTCCAATACCGAACACAGCAAGGAAGACATCCACAAGTTCATTAAGAACAAGTCTAGCACCCATGATTAAGTCGGTCTGGGTCTGGGGTGGCCACCACTTAGATCTGTGATGTCCCTTTGCTTAGGACAGTGCCTGGGTTGGAGGAGAGcagggttgtgtgtgtgtgtctcagtGGTGATCATCTCATTTTTATCTCCTTCTCCTTACTCAGCTCATCCCAAGTCCTTGATGTCTCAGTCCCGGCTGGTGATGAGGCGTCTCCTGAAGCAGGCTGGCCACCCGCATGCCCTCGCTGAGCTGGAGATCCCAACTATCCTGGAAAACTACCTCAGACACCAGCCCTGAGGGACACTTGCTCCATACATATGTACATCCCCGAATTAAAACCTGCTTGGACTCCTGCAGCATGTGAAACCACCGTGAATTTGTGGTCACAAAGtcatttttgcttttgaggTGTCTCCCAAAAGCAGTGCCCATGCCAAAAGGTGGTCAGGAGCTCCTGAGCCAGAGGACACATCAGCGAAaagccaggcagggctggggtcaGTGCCCAGAGTCCCCAAGTTTCATCTCCTCACCCCAACTCCTCTCTTTAAACACCATCTTACCTCCAGTGTGGTTTGTGTTATGGCCCAGGGGTTTCTGCTGAGTGGGGAggttggctttttgtttttttttttaaaacaaccatGTTGCTACTCTTATTATTAAACTATCACGTCCTGCTTGGTGAAGTATCCTTCCTTTGGAAGGGATGTGGCCAAGGAGTTCCAGGATGAGCCTGGAGTggagcatcccagcagcagtgctgcaatCCCTCCCTCTCCATGTCTCCCGCTCTCATGAGGACAACCTGGGCCCCCGgtggctggaggagctgtggcttGGGTCCTGGGCTCCCTGTGGGAcctgtggagcagcagctgctcacgGGAGGGGAGAGCAAAGCCTTGGAGGGAGCCAAGGGTTGGGAATGGCTCTGTAGGGAGAGGGGGCTGGCGGGTCACGGGGGTCCTGCTCTGCGAGGGGAGTGTGGGCTGGGGGGTGAtgggtgggcaggagggagtGTGAGgtgaggtgggtgctgtgggtgtgTGTGAGGTGTGATGGGTGTGAGAGGTGTGTTTGTGTGAGGTGTGATGGGTGTGTGAGGTGTGAGGGATGCCCTTGCTGGGTGTGAGGTGTGTGTGAGGTGAGATGGATGGGTGTGAGGTGTGTTTGTGTGAGGTGTGATGGGTGCCCTGGGTGGGTGTGTGAGGTGTGTGTGAGGTATGAtgggtgccagggctgggtgtgTGAGGTGTGTGTGAGGTGTGAtgggtgccagggctgggtgtgTGAGGTGTGTGTGAGGTGTGAtggtgccagggctgggtgtgTGAGGTGTGTGTGAGGTGTGACGGGTGTCAGGGCTGGGTGTGTGAGGTGTGTGTGAGGTGTGAtggtgccagggctgggtgtgTGAGGTGTGTGTGAGGTGTGTGTGAGGTGTGAtggtgccagggctgggtgtgTGAGGTGTGTGTGAGGTGTGAtggtgccagggctgggtgtgTGAGGTGTGTGTGAGGTGTGAGGTGTGAtggtgccagggctgggtgtgTGAGGTGTGTGTGAGGTGTGAGGTGTGACgggtgccagggctgggtgcGGGGTGTGTGACAGCTCCGCACTCCCGATCCCGCCGCTCACGTCACAGCCCCTGGGCGTGACGTCAACTCTCCGCGCGCCCCGCCAGCCCTCGCGTCACGCCCCCGCCCCTCTCCCCTGACGTCACGGCCTGGCGCGGGTGACGCCCCTCTGTCGTCACGCAGCCCCCGCCCCTCCTGGGCGGCCACTCGCCGGCGGCCGGGGCTGGCCCGGGCGGGGGCCGGGCCGCGATCACCGACACCCCCGGCTCGGgctcgccgccgccgccgccaccacGCCCGGGGCCGCGCAGCCGGTGAGGGAGTGAATGAGTGAGTGAGTACGGGGGAGCGGGGCCCGGGCAGCGGGGCCGTGGGGGGTCGGGGCGGGATGGGCCCGGGGGGGCCTCTCTCCGCCCTGGCTGTCCGTGAGGGGCCGCGCGGTTCGGCGGGGGCTGAGGGGGCAGCGCGGCCcctgcccggcccggcccggccctggGGGCTCCTGAGGCGCCGCCGGGCCCCGCTCCGGCCCCTCCGCAGCGCCGGGGGCTGAGCCCCCTCCTCACGCCGGGGGGGTTAACCCTGTCCTGGGCCGTCCCGGCAAGCCGAGCAGGGGGAATTTTCCTcattgtgtggttttttttttgtgtgtgtattatTATCTTTTTGAAGCCCCGCTGGTGTTTGCCCTCCCTGGGTGGCTCGGTGAGGAGCAGGAGCGCTGTGGAGGCAGCAGCCTCTGTTGGCGCCGACGTGGAGCCGGAGAGCGAAATAATTCTCAAATGGAATTCTTGAAATCCTGCTTCTTTTTTGTcctgtttgtgttgttttcctGCCACCCAACACACCCCACCACCAAccccctctgctctctgggCAGTCCGGCTGTACAGGTGCATGTCTGCAATGTTCTTTTCAGGCCTGTCTGACCAGATCTCCCCAGAGCCAGCCCAGCCATGCTCCAGAGAACCTTTGGAGCCATCTGGGACTCCCGGAGGACTcttgggcagagctggaaaagctcAGTTTGTCGGGGGGCAGCTGCTGAGCCCATGGGGTGGGTGAACACCCCGGTTATTGTTAATTATAGAGGCAGAGCACCAGGCttaagggaaaggaaaaaataagctgaaatttcaggttttctgtCGGGCCACAGGAGACAGAGGGTGGTGTTTGGGTGTGCTTTTAATTCGGGATCTCAAGGAAGCTTCACTGGCCCCACGTTGGTGGGAGCTAAGCCTCAGGCATTAGAGTGTTacagttttttatttcatctgctttctcCAACCtcatttctgtgaaagaaattaTATTGTTTCAGTTCTGTTACTGACATAAATCCTGGATCAAATTTAAAACCTACCTCTCTGCTTCTGAGATAATCTGGTCGGGATGATTGATAGGGGATGTTTTTAATGCTGGACAGATTATTTTTGAAACAACTGAAAtctcaaaaaagagaaagaaataaaaaaaaagggctggtaaacagctttttttcccctgcacacGTGGTTAGTGTGAGGGCTGTGTCCTGGTGTGGCTGGTGTAACCCAGAGCCTGGTGGGAGGTCTGGGAGAGCTGGAAGTGGGGTTTGGCAGGTGGCAGTCCCTCTTCCCACCAGAACAGCCCGTGTTTCCCTGCTCAGAGGTGGCTGGTAACTGAAGCCCATCACCGTGGTGGCAAAAAGCCTGGGGATCCAAGGGCTTGGAGCAAGGTGGCTCAGGGGTCAGACCTGCCCATCCCCGGGCTGCCAAATGGAGACACACGGTTTCCCTGCACTTGCAAACATGTGAATTTAAACACGGGGTCATTTTTGCACACAGCTTTAAGGAATGGAGGGAAATGAGTGGCTCTCGGAGGCTtttgcagctcctgtgccaAAGCTCTTTGCCTCCTGACGCCTCTGCCCTTGCTCCAtcctctgccctctcctcacctctctcccctttctctttgcCTTAGGTCAGCTGCCATGCTTCCATCTCTGTGCCCAGAAGACACTTCTGCTCCCAAAGTCACCGTTTCCAGCTAGGAGCCCCCGAACTCGCCAGCTGCCATGGAAACGGGCTGCGTGGAGGAGCCTGCCCGGACCGGGTCGCAGTCAGTGCTGTGcgggcagcaggagggaagcagccagcagcgggaggagaaggaggatggGCTGCCCGAGGGGGGCAAcgcctccctgctgcctgccgagctgcagcagcctcagccgCCTCCCGGCAAGCTGAAAAAAACGGCGTTCAAACTGTTTGGAGGGAAGAGGAGCATCTGTACCCTGCCCAGCTTCTTCGGAGGCCGCAGCAAAGGCCAAGGGAAAGCAGCCTCTAAAAAGGGCCTCAGTAAGTGCAAGACTCACGACGGGCTCAGCGGCGCTGCCTGCGAGGCGGGCGATGGGGCTCAGCTGGAAAGCCCTttggaggggagcagggactCCCATCCTTGCCCTTTGCCCAGCTCCCAAAGTGCTCACGTGGCCATCGACTCCAGTGCCAAGTTTGATGTAGGCCAGCAGGACAGCTCTCCACCTGGGAGCATCGAGGGCTCTGAGAAAAAACCCAGCGGGGAGAAGTCCTCCTTCTCCAGACCTAAAAAAGGCCTGAAAGGGTTTTTTAACAGCATCCGGCGTCACCGGAAGAGCAAAGTGACCGAGTGTGAGAAAACAGAGCTCCACGAGTGGCCTGGGGATTCTGAGGAGTCCAGCAAAGCTCCTGGTGTGGGGGTGGAGAGCCAAGGGGCCGTGGAGGGAAGGGGCCTGGGACCTGTCCCTCTTGCCTGCCCGGGGAGCTCGGAGGATGACCACTTGCATGGCACAGCCACCAACAGTGGGGAAACTGCTGagcccagctgcctggcagctgaTGAAGGGAGCACTGAGGGTaatgtggtggtggtggtggcagggaAGAAGGATGTTCTGGATACACAATCAGAGGCTGATGCTGCTGTCTGTGCAGAGTTTGACCGTGGCAGTCTGCTACTGGCCTTTCATCCGGACTTGATGGACAATGACCCAACCTGCCTACACTCTGGGGACCTCCTCAGCCTCATCTTAGGAGATGCCACATCCCTGAAGAGTTTTGATTCCCTGACAGGGTGTGGAGATGACATTGCTGAGCCCGACATCACTGAGAGCACCATCTCTGTGGAAcgcagcagggatgctgctaAACGGAGCTCCTGCCTGGTCACCTACcagggtggtggggaggagaTGGCCATAcctgaggaggcagaggagtACCTCCACCAGATGTGGAACAGCAGCGTGGCAGGGGACAGGAGCTACGAAGCCCAGGTGTCGAGTAGCAGTTTGGAGACCCATGCCTCCCACGAGGCAGAATCCCACCCCTACATGGATGGTGTGGACCACCTGACACCACAGAGCGACCAGCAAGAGTCTGCCCCTAATAGTGACGAGGGTTATTACGACTCCACCACCCCGGGGCCAGAGGATGAAGCTGGAGATGGGCTCAGtgagatgaagaaagaaagacTTCCCAGAGACAGTTACAGTGGGGATGCACTTTATGAGTTTGACACGTTGGTGAGTCCCTCGCACGGGGACGAATCCCTCTTTGAGGGCAAAATCTCACGCCCGGGGATCTTCAGCTACTTCATGGACTTCTGCCTCCCTGCTGAGAAGAGCCTGAACCAGATCCTGGATCAGAAAAGAGGGGTGATGGAGACGGAAGAAGAGCGACTTGCGGCCATTCAGAAGGAGCTGCTGTactgggagctgcagagggaacCGGGCTTGAAACGCCTGGGTCTTCCCAGCAAGGAGAAGTGTCCTCGGGAGAAGCAGTGTGTTGAATGTAAAACCAGAGCAGCCAGCTCCATGGGCAAGAGTCAGAGTGGCCTTGGTAGCGAGCAGATGGCCTCGCACGCCCCGAGCAGGGGTGTGAATAGTGGGGTTTCAGTGGCTAGAGCTGAAAATCCAGAGTGGAGGGATTTTCCGGGGACTCTTTGTCCGGAGAACTGTTACAACAGCCAAAAAGCCCAAGGAAGTTGCCTTATCCAGCTCACAAAGAACAACTCGGGCTTCGATTCGGACCTGGATTGTGGGTTGTTTGGGGGCTCCATCCACAGCAGCATAGCCCCAGCCAAAGCCGGGGTGTTCCCTGG
This genomic stretch from Calypte anna isolate BGI_N300 chromosome 4, bCalAnn1_v1.p, whole genome shotgun sequence harbors:
- the AMER1 gene encoding APC membrane recruitment protein 1 isoform X4, encoding METGCVEEPARTGSQSVLCGQQEGSSQQREEKEDGLPEGGNASLLPAELQQPQPPPGKLKKTAFKLFGGKRSICTLPSFFGGRSKGQGKAASKKGLSKCKTHDGLSGAACEAGDGAQLESPLEGSRDSHPCPLPSSQSAHVAIDSSAKFDVGQQDSSPPGSIEGSEKKPSGEKSSFSRPKKGLKGFFNSIRRHRKSKVTECEKTELHEWPGDSEESSKAPGVGVESQGAVEGRGLGPVPLACPGSSEDDHLHGTATNSGETAEPSCLAADEGSTEGNVVVVVAGKKDVLDTQSEADAAVCAEFDRGSLLLAFHPDLMDNDPTCLHSGDLLSLILGDATSLKSFDSLTGCGDDIAEPDITESTISVERSRDAAKRSSCLVTYQGGGEEMAIPEEAEEYLHQMWNSSVAGDRSYEAQVSSSSLETHASHEAESHPYMDGVDHLTPQSDQQESAPNSDEGYYDSTTPGPEDEAGDGLSEMKKERLPRDSYSGDALYEFDTLVSPSHGDESLFEGKISRPGIFSYFMDFCLPAEKSLNQILDQKRGVMETEEERLAAIQKELLYWELQREPGLKRLGLPSKEKCPREKQCVECKTRAASSMGKSQSGLGSEQMASHAPSRGVNSGVSVARAENPEWRDFPGTLCPENCYNSQKAQGSCLIQLTKNNSGFDSDLDCGLFGGSIHSSIAPAKAGVFPGYRLLEPEHGGGAETPPGDSQVGSECEPEHAVNFSQALVEFASSGTLFSSLSESLGSSASGSSFTQNLPALPTMVTFDVVDVEQEGEGECEQHPEMNAGEDIAEAFDDGYGQKESLAECDERMSPGYSPGSFQSCNWGVASLPRHLRLHGLSPSMPAPLSVDRRSRSLDTESLEFELGDSQVARSGPQPCRLWSKREGGKKDSGGARRSRSKEEECCWRNSREEAS
- the AMER1 gene encoding APC membrane recruitment protein 1 isoform X2, with the protein product METGCVEEPARTGSQSVLCGQQEGSSQQREEKEDGLPEGGNASLLPAELQQPQPPPGKLKKTAFKLFGGKRSICTLPSFFGGRSKGQGKAASKKGLSKCKTHDGLSGAACEAGDGAQLESPLEGSRDSHPCPLPSSQSAHVAIDSSAKFDVGQQDSSPPGSIEGSEKKPSGEKSSFSRPKKGLKGFFNSIRRHRKSKVTECEKTELHEWPGDSEESSKAPGVGVESQGAVEGRGLGPVPLACPGSSEDDHLHGTATNSGETAEPSCLAADEGSTEGNVVVVVAGKKDVLDTQSEADAAVCAEFDRGSLLLAFHPDLMDNDPTCLHSGDLLSLILGDATSLKSFDSLTGCGDDIAEPDITESTISVERSRDAAKRSSCLVTYQGGGEEMAIPEEAEEYLHQMWNSSVAGDRSYEAQVSSSSLETHASHEAESHPYMDGVDHLTPQSDQQESAPNSDEGYYDSTTPGPEDEAGDGLSEMKKERLPRDSYSGDALYEFDTLVSPSHGDESLFEGKISRPGIFSYFMDFCLPAEKSLNQILDQKRGVMETEEERLAAIQKELLYWELQREPGLKRLGLPSKEKCPREKQCVECKTRAASSMGKSQSGLGSEQMASHAPSRGVNSGVSVARAENPEWRDFPGTLCPENCYNSQKAQGSCLIQLTKNNSGFDSDLDCGLFGGSIHSSIAPAKAGVFPGYRLLEPEHGGGAETPPGDSQVGSECEPEHAVNFSQALVEFASSGTLFSSLSESLGSSASGSSFTQNLPALPTMVTFDVVDVEQEGEGECEQHPEMNAGEDIAEAFDDGYGQKESLAECDERMSPGYSPGSFQSCNWGVASLPRHLRLHGLSPSMPAPLSVDRRSRSLDTESLEFELGDSQVARSGPQPCRLWSKREGGKKDSGGARRSRSKEEGELVAPDGGLSWPGFQHLQHDSGTAAGGMKHWGFSPTATLESAWEPSEPPGTLSPFLSLSQSVAGEIPERRPHELELSRHPLRPSNLPLQPDCRRAREAAGSYSAPWDKSSTSALASSASCLGTALETIPGSTWDFPPFLLPWSPGSSSIARTCKTSSWNNTALSFGIRNAKEIS
- the AMER1 gene encoding APC membrane recruitment protein 1 isoform X3, whose translation is METGCVEEPARTGSQSVLCGQQEGSSQQREEKEDGLPEGGNASLLPAELQQPQPPPGKLKKTAFKLFGGKRSICTLPSFFGGRSKGQGKAASKKGLSKCKTHDGLSGAACEAGDGAQLESPLEGSRDSHPCPLPSSQSAHVAIDSSAKFDVGQQDSSPPGSIEGSEKKPSGEKSSFSRPKKGLKGFFNSIRRHRKSKVTECEKTELHEWPGDSEESSKAPGVGVESQGAVEGRGLGPVPLACPGSSEDDHLHGTATNSGETAEPSCLAADEGSTEGNVVVVVAGKKDVLDTQSEADAAVCAEFDRGSLLLAFHPDLMDNDPTCLHSGDLLSLILGDATSLKSFDSLTGCGDDIAEPDITESTISVERSRDAAKRSSCLVTYQGGGEEMAIPEEAEEYLHQMWNSSVAGDRSYEAQVSSSSLETHASHEAESHPYMDGVDHLTPQSDQQESAPNSDEGYYDSTTPGPEDEAGDGLSEMKKERLPRDSYSGDALYEFDTLVSPSHGDESLFEGKISRPGIFSYFMDFCLPAEKSLNQILDQKRGVMETEEERLAAIQKELLYWELQREPGLKRLGLPSKEKCPREKQCVECKTRAASSMGKSQSGLGSEQMASHAPSRGVNSGVSVARAENPEWRDFPGTLCPENCYNSQKAQGSCLIQLTKNNSGFDSDLDCGLFGGSIHSSIAPAKAGVFPGYRLLEPEHGGGAETPPGDSQVGSECEPEHAVNFSQALVEFASSGTLFSSLSESLGSSASGSSFTQNLPALPTMVTFDVVDVEQEGEGECEQHPEMNAGEDIAEAFDDGYGQKESLAECDERMSPGYSPGSFQSCNWGVASLPRHLRLHGLSPSMPAPLSVDRRSRSLDTESLEFELGDSQVARSGPQPCRLWSKREGGKKDSGGARRSRSKEEVLPGTRAQLLPLHLLLRVWGLLLKQSQGPRGTFHLSSSPGVQGAPALPEPVKHLPGITLP
- the ASB12 gene encoding ankyrin repeat and SOCS box protein 12 is translated as MEDKPPKMSLMDITKMFSMLQPREDEEDNGESQELNRAVSEDDYQTLDNLLSQDRYKRFINHRSGWGVPSTPLRLAATKGHIRSLKVLLAHGAEVDSLDVKAQTPLFMAVSNGHQECVKVLLEAGASPAGSIYNNCSPLLIAARDGDVAILHQLLDHGAETNVQARLPEWAANSAACSGPLYLAAVYGHLECFRLLLLYGADPDYNCTEERVIAQIKEPKTLLETCLRHGCRTQFIKLLIDFGANVHLPNIRVDEMAPSKGLELLLQARAHPKSLMSQSRLVMRRLLKQAGHPHALAELEIPTILENYLRHQP
- the AMER1 gene encoding APC membrane recruitment protein 1 isoform X1; amino-acid sequence: METGCVEEPARTGSQSVLCGQQEGSSQQREEKEDGLPEGGNASLLPAELQQPQPPPGKLKKTAFKLFGGKRSICTLPSFFGGRSKGQGKAASKKGLSKCKTHDGLSGAACEAGDGAQLESPLEGSRDSHPCPLPSSQSAHVAIDSSAKFDVGQQDSSPPGSIEGSEKKPSGEKSSFSRPKKGLKGFFNSIRRHRKSKVTECEKTELHEWPGDSEESSKAPGVGVESQGAVEGRGLGPVPLACPGSSEDDHLHGTATNSGETAEPSCLAADEGSTEGNVVVVVAGKKDVLDTQSEADAAVCAEFDRGSLLLAFHPDLMDNDPTCLHSGDLLSLILGDATSLKSFDSLTGCGDDIAEPDITESTISVERSRDAAKRSSCLVTYQGGGEEMAIPEEAEEYLHQMWNSSVAGDRSYEAQVSSSSLETHASHEAESHPYMDGVDHLTPQSDQQESAPNSDEGYYDSTTPGPEDEAGDGLSEMKKERLPRDSYSGDALYEFDTLVSPSHGDESLFEGKISRPGIFSYFMDFCLPAEKSLNQILDQKRGVMETEEERLAAIQKELLYWELQREPGLKRLGLPSKEKCPREKQCVECKTRAASSMGKSQSGLGSEQMASHAPSRGVNSGVSVARAENPEWRDFPGTLCPENCYNSQKAQGSCLIQLTKNNSGFDSDLDCGLFGGSIHSSIAPAKAGVFPGYRLLEPEHGGGAETPPGDSQVGSECEPEHAVNFSQALVEFASSGTLFSSLSESLGSSASGSSFTQNLPALPTMVTFDVVDVEQEGEGECEQHPEMNAGEDIAEAFDDGYGQKESLAECDERMSPGYSPGSFQSCNWGVASLPRHLRLHGLSPSMPAPLSVDRRSRSLDTESLEFELGDSQVARSGPQPCRLWSKREGGKKDSGGARRSRSKEEGELVAPDGGLSWPGFQHLQHDSGTAAGGMKHWGFSPTATLESAWEPSEPPGTLSPFLSLSQSVAGEIPERRPHELELSRHPLRPSNLPLQPDCRRAREAAGSYRYHGDIAAKNLPHSLPLGETEPQLPPGFSFSCSPEKHTKCKPVGIAQGMPQHPNGTADTRKSPERCGEPLKGRTPPGHVLPVGCQSAAMNVTEAK